The DNA window TAACACCATTCCCAAACATTTCCACTACAATCGTATAGTCCTAATTGATTTGGTTTTTTTAATCCTACATCTTGTGTTAAACCTTTAGTATAATTAGTCTCATAATTATTTGTTGCTGCTGCTAAAAATTTTCCTCTAAATGTATTAGAAGTATTTTTCTTTTCTCCTGAATTTTCTACATACCAAGCTACTTCATTAATATTATTGCTTCCTGAATAAGTGTAGTCAAATGTTCCTTGCTCTATTGCAACTTGTCCTCCTCTTGCAAACCATTCCCATTCCACTTCTGTTGGTAATCTAAAACCTTCTGTATTTTTAAAATTTGCTACATCTGGATAAACTGTTTCGCCTCCTAATTCTTTTATCATCAATATTCCTTGTTCACTTTTACTTAAATCATAGACAGGCTCTAAACCATATTTTTCACTTAATTTATTACAATAGTCTAATGCTTGCCACCAAGTAACACATTCTACTGGTTTATTATCTCCTTTAAATTCTGATGGGTTATTTTCCATAACTTCTGTCCACATCTTTTGTGTTATTGGATATTTGCATACTTCTATATCAAATACTTCTTTTTCTTCTTTTTCAAAAGATGGTTGATATTTTCCACCTTGAACAAATACCATATTTTCATATTTACTTTCTACATTACTTGCCTTTCTTCCAGAATATTTTTTGATAATTGCTTTTAGTTCTTTTATTATTTTTTCTATATTATTTTCATCTAATTCTAATTTTTCAAATTTTGCTAAATCTAAAATATATTTTTTTATTGCTCCTTCATTGTCTGTTATTTGCTTATCCACAAAATCTGCCATATCTTCTAGTTGTGGAGGAATATTTTCTTCATCTGCTATTATTACTGTAAAATTATATCTTGGTGTTTCTTTTTTAGTTTCAACTATTTCTCTGAAATAATCCAAGTTATTTTTCTTTAATATTTCTTCTATTCCACCTTTAATTAATAGAAATACTGGTATTTTTCTTATTCCTTGTGGATATAGTTCATCTAGGGTAGTGAATAAATCATTCATTCCATCTTCTATACTTTCATTTTGAAAGTTAAATGTCTTTCCTTAGGTTTTTCTCTAACTGCTTTATCATATGCTTGTTGTAGACTTTCTCCATTTGGATTCCAGTTAGAAGTTAAGGAAATAAGAACCTCTCCATTATCATTTTGTAATCTCATTCCATCTTCATAAGTTTTTGAAATTTGGAAATAATTGTCATCTGGGTAATCTATTGAATAATCATAACTATCATTATAGTATGTATTATAATTTATATATCTTGCATCTTCAGCTGTTGGTACATATTTATTTATATTATTATTTTCAACTACATTTTCTTTTTTTTCTTCTTGTTGAGGTTGAGAATAGGAAACTGTATTTTCTATTGAATTTTCTTGTTTATTATTAGTTTTTAAGAAAAAATAAAATCCTGATATCACCAATAAAACTATTAAAATTGCATAAACTACTTTTGTATTTGAAGCTTTAGGAAC is part of the Fusobacterium nucleatum genome and encodes:
- a CDS encoding formylglycine-generating enzyme family protein; the protein is MEDGMNDLFTTLDELYPQGIRKIPVFLLIKGGIEEILKKNNLDYFREIVETKKETPRYNFTVIIADEENIPPQLEDMADFVDKQITDNEGAIKKYILDLAKFEKLELDENNIEKIIKELKAIIKKYSGRKASNVESKYENMVFVQGGKYQPSFEKEEKEVFDIEVCKYPITQKMWTEVMENNPSEFKGDNKPVECVTWWQALDYCNKLSEKYGLEPVYDLSKSEQGILMIKELGGETVYPDVANFKNTEGFRLPTEVEWEWFARGGQVAIEQGTFDYTYSGSNNINEVAWYVENSGEKKNTSNTFRGKFLAAATNNYETNYTKGLTQDVGLKKPNQLGLYDCSGNVWEWCYDTTENIEEGKNYIYKAFDSSNIYRRLKGASWRNGVESCAVLNRSFNQAPNAYNLIGFRLVRTV